The Streptomyces sp. NBC_00440 genome contains a region encoding:
- a CDS encoding transposase, which produces MARGDLTDAQWAVLEPLLPKGVRVGRPPIWPRLQLIDGIRFRVRTGVPWRDVPVEYGRARTATRSP; this is translated from the coding sequence ATGGCGCGGGGAGATCTCACGGATGCACAGTGGGCGGTGTTGGAGCCGTTGTTGCCCAAGGGAGTGAGGGTGGGACGGCCGCCCATCTGGCCCCGCCTGCAGCTGATCGACGGCATACGGTTCCGGGTCCGGACCGGTGTTCCGTGGCGGGACGTGCCTGTCGAGTACGGGCGGGCCAGGACGGCCACGCGTTCGCCCTGA
- a CDS encoding VOC family protein, whose product MEMTVQLTIDCSDPQRMVTFWAEALGYVPEPPPGGHATWRAYWAAMGVPEAELPAGAGDIPESIIDPAARGPRVWFQQVPEPKVTKNRWHFDLKAGGGRDVPLDVRTQRVKATVERLVKAGATVLRIKDEPDMGLYAAAMQDPEGNEFDIV is encoded by the coding sequence ATGGAGATGACAGTGCAGCTGACGATCGACTGCTCCGATCCGCAGAGAATGGTGACTTTCTGGGCCGAGGCCCTGGGCTACGTACCTGAGCCTCCGCCGGGCGGGCACGCCACATGGCGTGCCTACTGGGCGGCGATGGGGGTGCCCGAGGCAGAGTTGCCGGCCGGAGCCGGAGATATTCCGGAGTCGATCATCGATCCCGCGGCACGTGGACCGAGGGTGTGGTTCCAGCAGGTTCCGGAGCCCAAGGTCACCAAGAACCGGTGGCACTTCGACCTGAAGGCCGGTGGGGGCCGTGACGTCCCACTGGACGTCCGCACACAGCGGGTCAAGGCTACGGTTGAACGGCTGGTCAAAGCTGGTGCCACCGTGTTGCGGATCAAGGATGAGCCGGACATGGGGCTCTACGCCGCCGCCATGCAGGACCCCGAGGGCAACGAATTCGACATCGTCTGA
- a CDS encoding IS481 family transposase, whose amino-acid sequence MPHRNAPLTETGRLRLARCVVDDGWPLRRAAERFQVSPTTAQRWAGRYRRLGEAGMSDRSSRPHHSPRRTPTRTERRIIKVRLARRWGPARIAHLLGLVPSTVHRVLVRFGLARLSHLDRVTGRVIRRYERDRPGELVHVDIKKLGNIPDGGGHKALGRQAGRKTRSGAGYSYIHTAVDDHSRLAYSEIHTDEKKETATAFWQRAQTFFTHCGITVERVLTDNGACYKSYLWRETLAKAGITHKRTRPYRPQTNGKVERLNRTLLDEWAYAKPYRSEQERRDAFPRWLHSYNHHRGHTALKGQPPASRVPNLTGEYS is encoded by the coding sequence ATGCCTCACCGTAATGCACCTCTGACCGAGACCGGACGCCTGCGGCTGGCCCGCTGTGTGGTTGATGACGGATGGCCTCTGCGCCGGGCAGCGGAGCGGTTCCAGGTATCACCGACCACAGCCCAGCGGTGGGCCGGGCGCTATCGCCGGCTCGGCGAAGCGGGGATGAGCGACCGTTCCAGCCGCCCCCACCACAGCCCTCGACGCACGCCGACCCGGACCGAACGCCGGATCATCAAAGTCCGCCTCGCGAGGCGGTGGGGACCGGCCCGCATCGCACACCTGCTGGGCCTGGTGCCATCCACCGTGCACCGGGTGCTGGTTCGCTTTGGCTTGGCCCGGCTCAGCCATCTCGATCGGGTCACCGGCCGTGTCATACGCCGCTACGAACGCGACCGGCCCGGCGAACTCGTGCACGTGGACATCAAGAAGCTTGGCAACATTCCCGACGGGGGCGGTCACAAGGCCCTGGGCCGCCAGGCAGGCCGCAAGACCCGCTCCGGGGCCGGTTACAGCTATATCCATACCGCCGTCGACGACCACTCCCGTCTGGCTTACAGCGAGATCCACACGGACGAGAAGAAAGAGACCGCCACCGCGTTCTGGCAGCGGGCCCAGACCTTCTTCACCCACTGCGGGATCACCGTCGAACGGGTCCTGACCGACAACGGGGCGTGCTACAAGTCCTACCTCTGGCGCGAGACCCTGGCAAAGGCCGGGATCACCCACAAGCGCACCCGGCCCTACCGACCGCAGACCAACGGCAAGGTCGAACGACTCAACCGCACCCTGCTCGACGAGTGGGCCTACGCAAAGCCCTACCGCTCAGAGCAGGAACGACGTGACGCATTCCCCCGCTGGCTGCACTCCTACAATCACCACCGCGGACACACCGCGCTTAAGGGCCAACCACCCGCCAGCCGCGTCCCCAACCTCACGGGTGAATACAGCTAG
- a CDS encoding dienelactone hydrolase family protein produces MTYEDEFDVVDEQPVIEVPGAPTRMSAYLARPATTGDHPVVLVGTELWGVNEDARAVARRVAALGFVAIVPNLYHRTDPDSAEGFPHSDANRTHAFELVARMTRDEVEADLRAAAAHARTYAGAADRTGMLGFSLGGHFAYFAATRLPLAAAAIYYPGWLPTTGTALSRPAPLLDETGAIATHGTRLTLFFAERDHVIDAAQVDAVRRALTAAGVRHEVTVHPDAEHAFFFPGYETYDKTAADASWEHVVRLFRDELRVPLT; encoded by the coding sequence GTGACTTACGAAGATGAGTTCGACGTCGTCGACGAACAGCCGGTCATCGAGGTGCCCGGCGCACCCACCCGCATGTCCGCCTATCTGGCCCGTCCCGCTACCACGGGCGATCACCCGGTCGTCCTCGTCGGCACGGAACTGTGGGGTGTGAACGAGGACGCGCGTGCCGTGGCCCGCCGCGTCGCTGCCCTCGGTTTCGTAGCGATTGTCCCGAACCTCTACCACCGCACCGATCCGGACTCGGCGGAGGGCTTTCCCCACTCCGACGCGAACCGCACCCACGCCTTCGAGCTGGTGGCCCGGATGACCCGTGACGAGGTCGAGGCAGACCTGCGGGCGGCGGCCGCCCACGCCCGCACCTATGCGGGCGCCGCGGACCGCACCGGCATGCTGGGCTTCAGCCTCGGCGGCCACTTCGCCTACTTCGCGGCGACCCGGCTGCCCCTCGCGGCGGCCGCGATCTACTACCCGGGCTGGCTTCCCACGACCGGCACGGCACTCAGCCGCCCGGCCCCGCTCCTCGACGAAACGGGCGCGATCGCGACGCACGGCACCCGCCTCACCCTCTTCTTCGCCGAACGTGACCACGTCATCGACGCGGCCCAAGTCGACGCGGTCCGCCGCGCGCTCACAGCAGCGGGCGTACGCCACGAGGTAACCGTCCACCCTGACGCCGAGCACGCTTTCTTCTTCCCGGGGTACGAGACGTACGACAAGACGGCGGCGGACGCGTCGTGGGAGCACGTGGTGCGGCTGTTCCGCGACGAACTGCGAGTTCCGCTGACGTGA
- a CDS encoding serine hydrolase domain-containing protein: MSPVPTCILSSSEAPQALHGHAVDAYVQIGSLSKILTGTALAQFAAKGVLESDSPLEQFLPVPPGTGITLKHLAQHTSGLPRIPPHMRRRDPYSAFDDDALHGVLRRLDTLATAAPGRTVEYSNLGYSVLGAALTAASGMSYQGLLDHYVLAPLDITEVTSNPPADRQLHSRGLFGRARRPWTMSGPILPAGGLWATPRAAADLVAALLVDRKLGEPAMSWQKAGSVLWHNGATGDASVFTGAVPDGRWVLVHRLTRRADRTDELGIKLLQQARPGNSAGPKP; the protein is encoded by the coding sequence ATGAGTCCCGTCCCCACCTGCATCCTCAGTAGCAGCGAAGCACCGCAGGCCCTGCATGGACATGCGGTCGACGCATACGTCCAGATTGGCTCACTGAGCAAGATCCTTACCGGAACCGCTCTGGCCCAGTTCGCAGCGAAGGGCGTGCTGGAGTCGGACTCCCCGCTGGAGCAGTTCTTGCCCGTTCCGCCGGGTACCGGTATCACCTTGAAGCATCTCGCCCAGCACACTTCCGGACTGCCCCGGATTCCCCCGCACATGAGACGGCGTGACCCGTACTCCGCCTTCGACGATGACGCCTTGCACGGCGTGCTCCGGAGACTGGATACCCTCGCCACTGCTGCCCCGGGCCGCACGGTGGAGTACTCCAACCTCGGATACTCCGTCCTTGGAGCCGCGCTGACTGCCGCCTCAGGCATGTCCTACCAGGGCCTCTTGGATCACTACGTCCTCGCCCCTCTGGACATCACCGAGGTAACGAGCAATCCGCCGGCAGATCGACAACTCCACAGCCGCGGACTGTTCGGCCGTGCACGGCGTCCCTGGACCATGTCCGGCCCGATCCTTCCCGCCGGCGGGCTCTGGGCCACCCCGCGTGCCGCTGCGGACCTGGTGGCCGCGCTCCTCGTGGATCGGAAACTGGGGGAGCCCGCTATGTCCTGGCAGAAGGCCGGTAGCGTGCTCTGGCACAACGGCGCCACCGGTGACGCTTCTGTCTTCACCGGCGCTGTGCCGGACGGCAGATGGGTACTGGTTCATCGCCTCACCCGACGAGCCGACCGTACCGACGAACTTGGCATCAAGCTTCTACAGCAGGCCAGACCCGGCAACTCTGCTGGCCCCAAGCCCTGA
- a CDS encoding aldo/keto reductase has product MITRTTLGSTGLIVSAMGLGCMGMSESYGAADWDGGLATIDRALELGITFLDTSDSYGTGHNEVLVGRAIHGRRDQVQLATKFGIDRSAGDRARHIRGARDYVLRSCDASLLRLGVEVIDLYYAHRPPQDVEIEETVGAMAELVEAGKVRHLGLSEVDGELLRRAHAVHPITAVQSEYSLWSRDVEAVTPVMAELGVGLVPYSPLGRGFLTGTLDRSTLGEKDFRRTNPRFAGEAGEANEKIAQTVREVADRLGTTPAQVALAWVYAQAERLGVAVATIPGTRSPARLEQNAAALELTLDAEALAALDPLSDQVIGERYTPAHTAEVARG; this is encoded by the coding sequence ATGATCACCCGAACCACGCTCGGCTCGACCGGTCTCATCGTCAGCGCGATGGGCCTGGGGTGCATGGGGATGAGCGAGAGCTATGGCGCCGCCGACTGGGACGGCGGCCTGGCCACCATCGACCGGGCCCTGGAGCTGGGCATCACGTTCCTGGACACCTCCGACTCCTACGGCACCGGGCACAACGAGGTGCTGGTGGGCCGGGCCATCCACGGCCGCCGGGACCAGGTGCAGCTGGCCACCAAGTTCGGCATTGACCGCAGTGCCGGCGACCGGGCACGCCACATCCGCGGTGCCCGGGACTACGTGCTGCGCTCCTGCGACGCTTCGCTGCTGCGGCTGGGCGTCGAGGTGATCGACCTGTACTACGCCCACCGTCCGCCCCAGGACGTGGAGATCGAGGAGACCGTCGGGGCGATGGCCGAGCTGGTCGAGGCGGGCAAGGTCCGCCATCTGGGTCTGTCCGAGGTCGATGGCGAGCTGCTGCGCCGGGCGCACGCGGTGCACCCGATCACCGCGGTGCAGAGCGAGTACTCGTTGTGGAGCCGCGACGTTGAGGCGGTCACCCCGGTGATGGCCGAGCTGGGGGTCGGGCTGGTCCCGTACTCGCCGCTGGGGCGAGGGTTCCTGACCGGCACCCTGGACCGCTCCACACTGGGCGAGAAGGACTTCCGGCGCACCAACCCCCGCTTCGCCGGCGAGGCGGGCGAGGCCAACGAGAAGATCGCGCAGACCGTGCGCGAGGTGGCCGACCGGCTGGGTACCACCCCGGCCCAGGTGGCGCTGGCCTGGGTGTACGCCCAGGCCGAGCGGCTCGGGGTGGCGGTGGCGACCATTCCGGGCACCCGCAGCCCTGCCCGGCTGGAGCAGAACGCGGCCGCGCTGGAGCTCACCCTGGACGCCGAGGCGCTGGCCGCGCTGGACCCGCTGAGCGACCAGGTGATCGGCGAGCGCTACACCCCCGCGCACACCGCTGAGGTCGCTCGGGGTTAG
- a CDS encoding IS3 family transposase — translation MNVHPFIEAEKQAGPSVTRACELLKVSRAAYFARRSGPSARTSDDAELTEKIRAVHARSRDTYGSPRVKAALNRDGTVCGRRRVARLMQQADLTGITHRRRQRTTIPDPKAAIRPDLVLRDFQPNPAGADTRWCGDITYIPTDEGWLYLPTVIDIRRVVGWTTADHLRTSLVADTLTTACRTRRPTEHVIFPSDRGCQYTSHELAPLAAQLNVRLPVGRTGQCWDNALAESSFSTLKNELLGRQSWGELAGRPRGTVRAAAE, via the coding sequence GTGAACGTCCACCCGTTCATCGAGGCGGAGAAGCAGGCAGGCCCCAGCGTCACACGCGCATGTGAGCTGCTGAAGGTCTCCCGTGCCGCCTACTTCGCCCGCCGCTCAGGCCCCAGCGCCCGCACCAGTGACGATGCTGAGCTGACCGAGAAGATCCGTGCGGTCCACGCTCGCTCCCGAGACACCTACGGCTCCCCGCGCGTGAAGGCCGCCCTCAACCGCGACGGCACTGTCTGCGGGCGACGGCGGGTCGCCAGACTGATGCAGCAGGCGGATCTGACCGGGATCACACACCGACGCCGCCAGCGCACCACCATCCCGGACCCCAAAGCGGCCATCCGCCCAGACCTGGTCCTACGCGACTTCCAGCCGAACCCTGCCGGCGCTGACACGCGCTGGTGCGGCGACATCACCTACATCCCCACCGACGAGGGCTGGCTCTACCTACCCACCGTCATCGACATCCGCCGCGTCGTCGGCTGGACCACCGCCGACCACCTGCGCACGAGCCTGGTCGCCGACACCCTCACCACCGCCTGCCGCACCCGTCGACCGACAGAGCACGTGATCTTCCCCTCCGACCGCGGCTGCCAATACACCAGTCACGAACTCGCCCCACTCGCGGCGCAGTTGAACGTCCGCCTGCCCGTGGGGCGCACCGGACAGTGCTGGGACAACGCCCTGGCGGAGTCGTCCTTCTCGACGTTGAAGAACGAACTGCTCGGCAGGCAGTCCTGGGGTGAGCTGGCGGGACGTCCCCGGGGAACAGTTCGGGCTGCAGCGGAGTGA
- a CDS encoding transposase, translated as MESMGKTPRRARRSFTPEFKAEIVELCRRGDRSIGQVATDFDLAETRVRDWVRQAEVDAGERDGLTGNERDELAALRRENRRLREDVEVLKRATAFFAQETR; from the coding sequence ATGGAGAGCATGGGGAAGACGCCTCGTCGCGCTCGCCGCTCGTTCACGCCGGAGTTCAAGGCCGAGATCGTTGAGCTGTGCCGCCGCGGCGACCGCTCGATCGGCCAGGTCGCCACGGACTTCGACCTGGCCGAGACCCGGGTGCGTGACTGGGTCCGGCAAGCAGAAGTCGACGCCGGCGAGCGGGATGGCTTGACCGGCAACGAACGTGACGAGCTGGCCGCGTTGCGGCGGGAGAACCGCCGTCTGCGCGAGGACGTGGAGGTCCTCAAGCGAGCCACGGCTTTCTTCGCGCAGGAGACCCGGTGA
- a CDS encoding InlB B-repeat-containing protein, protein MRPRFLLATTRAATAAAAGLSLVLTAPAASARPGGGDHEPWVLRSAAQRTDAKAFRSLCGKQKEGRPERRTFPLFEHGKPFTAVQDFQRLDKNGTVYWSGHDPKNVQKTISVSVIGACGKGPVTLSGTIEAGFRQYAYEPLAKRPGWYMLKEIDPLKLPPNGHGVDTVDVRATKPNKPHKPGTRAATPNNPAAIDIVAAYTPATVAELGSVSAVVSRINYGVNQLNRALADSNVPASVHVINTYETAATGVHRENVNTLLSMISSPTNTVLGSAAASQRLLYGADLVALFASVPAEDSSGASDLPTPRPSAATSGAAFSVTSIFSVTAWENLAHEIGHNFGMQHDRLTYMRQGSTPPEGSSNYGWITPDGQHRTLMAYSNACPQACNVVNEYSNPDRFWGNQPLGDAMNNNAAVARQNADILAAYRAPTRPVNRHSLTVSVTPNTGGTVRISEFGPYDPNTRVTVSAFPNPGYRFDAWAVDGVELAGSNPSHEITMNANRTINALFAPIGS, encoded by the coding sequence ATGCGTCCTCGATTCCTGCTCGCCACCACCCGCGCGGCGACCGCTGCCGCTGCCGGCCTGTCACTGGTCCTGACCGCACCTGCCGCCTCGGCCAGACCAGGCGGCGGTGATCACGAGCCCTGGGTACTGCGGAGTGCCGCACAGCGCACGGACGCCAAGGCGTTCCGTTCGCTGTGCGGCAAGCAGAAGGAGGGCAGACCCGAGCGTCGTACCTTCCCGCTGTTCGAGCACGGTAAGCCCTTCACCGCGGTGCAGGACTTCCAGCGACTGGACAAGAACGGCACGGTGTACTGGAGCGGCCACGACCCGAAGAATGTCCAGAAGACCATCTCGGTGTCCGTGATCGGAGCCTGCGGCAAGGGGCCGGTCACGCTCTCCGGCACGATCGAGGCCGGCTTCCGCCAGTACGCCTATGAGCCGCTGGCGAAGCGGCCGGGCTGGTACATGCTGAAGGAGATCGACCCCCTGAAACTGCCGCCCAACGGGCACGGTGTCGACACGGTCGACGTCCGCGCGACAAAGCCGAACAAGCCACACAAGCCCGGTACGAGGGCCGCCACGCCGAACAATCCGGCAGCCATCGACATCGTCGCGGCCTACACCCCGGCCACTGTCGCCGAACTCGGCAGTGTCTCGGCGGTCGTGTCCCGTATCAACTACGGCGTGAACCAGCTCAACAGGGCGCTCGCGGACAGCAATGTGCCGGCCAGCGTGCATGTCATCAACACCTACGAGACCGCGGCCACCGGGGTCCATCGCGAGAACGTGAACACGCTGCTGAGCATGATCAGCAGCCCTACAAACACGGTCCTCGGCAGCGCGGCCGCATCCCAACGGCTGCTGTACGGCGCCGACCTGGTTGCGTTGTTCGCCTCCGTCCCCGCGGAGGACAGTTCCGGGGCGTCCGACCTGCCCACTCCTCGCCCGTCAGCGGCAACCTCCGGTGCCGCGTTCTCGGTCACCAGTATTTTCTCCGTGACGGCATGGGAGAACCTCGCACACGAGATCGGCCACAACTTCGGCATGCAGCACGACCGCCTGACGTACATGAGGCAAGGCTCAACGCCGCCCGAGGGCTCGTCCAACTACGGCTGGATCACGCCCGACGGACAGCACCGCACGCTCATGGCCTACTCCAACGCCTGCCCCCAGGCGTGCAACGTCGTCAACGAGTACTCCAACCCCGACAGGTTCTGGGGCAACCAGCCTCTCGGCGACGCCATGAACAACAACGCAGCCGTCGCACGGCAGAACGCCGACATCCTGGCCGCCTACCGTGCCCCCACAAGGCCCGTGAACCGCCACTCCCTCACCGTGTCCGTCACCCCGAACACCGGCGGCACGGTCAGGATCAGCGAATTCGGTCCGTACGATCCCAACACGCGGGTCACCGTCAGCGCCTTCCCCAACCCCGGCTACCGGTTCGACGCCTGGGCGGTCGACGGCGTGGAATTGGCGGGAAGCAACCCGAGCCACGAGATCACCATGAACGCCAACCGGACCATCAACGCGCTGTTCGCCCCGATCGGGTCGTAG